The proteins below come from a single Triticum aestivum cultivar Chinese Spring chromosome 5D, IWGSC CS RefSeq v2.1, whole genome shotgun sequence genomic window:
- the LOC123121332 gene encoding histidine protein methyltransferase 1 homolog, which yields MEKTEAKKPTPASPLFSFSNPSASFGFGFGAAPGPPPPPPPPAVEVLLSEESPVAAGNLEPVVVDDSLSIYKGRVNTSDVFGVKNSDLVPGKYEGGLKLWEGSLDLVKTLNSDIKDDRLLMEGKHVLELGCGHGLPGIYAGLKGAGLVHFQDFNAEVLRCLTIPNVKANLLKKSSQGTSTSRSIGFYAGDWSEIDKLLLCGDAVQDKITNLRTENEGYRGYDIILMAETVYALDSLPSLYRLVKKCLHYPSGVVYMAGKKHYFGVGGGTRQFLRLVREDGAMQSDLLAEVTDGSSNVREVWKFSFK from the exons ATGGAGAAGACCGAGGCTAAGAAACCCACGCCCGCATcccccctcttctccttctccaaccCCAGCGCCTCCTTCGGCTTCGGGTTCGGCGCCGCGcccggccctccccctccccctccgccgCCAGCTGTCGAGGTCCTCCTCTCCGAG GAATCACCCGTCGCGGCCGGCAACTTGGAGCCTGTGGTGGTTGACGACTCCCTATCGATTTACAAG GGGAGAGTTAAcacctctgatgttttcggggtaaaAAACTCTGATTTGGTTCCAGGAAAATATGAAG GTGGGTTGAAGCTGTGGGAAGGATCATTGGACTTGGTGAAAACCCTAAATTCAGACATCAAAGATGATCGATTGCTTATGGAAGGCAAACACGTACTAGAG TTAGGATGTGGACATGGCCTCCCTGGCATCTATGCAGGTCTGAAG GGTGCTGGTCTAGTTCACTTCCAAGATTTCAATGCTGAGGTCCTTAGGTGCCTTACCATCCCAAATGTAAAAGCTAATCTGTTGAAGAAATCATCTCAAGGAACATCCACATCTAGGAGTATTGGTTTTTATGCTGGTGATTGGAGTGAAATCGACAAGTTACTTCTTTGCGGAGATGCTGTCCAGGATAAAATAACCAATCTTCGCACAGAAAATGAAGGGTATAGAGGCTATGATATCATCCTGATGGCTGAGACTGTTTATGCATTGGATTCACTTCCTAGTCTCTACAGGCTCGTCAAGAAG TGCTTACACTACCCTAGTGGTGTAGTTTATATGGCAGGGAAAAAGCATTACTTTGGTGTAGGTGGCGGCACAAGGCAATTTCTACGCTTGGTTAGAGAAGATG GTGCGATGCAGTCGGACCTGCTTGCTGAAGTTACTGACGGATCATCCAATGTTAGGGAGGTTTGGAAATTCTCATTCAAGTAG